The following is a genomic window from Candidatus Methylomirabilota bacterium.
CGACACGGGATCCATGATCTTGAGGTCCGGATCCGGCCGGCGCTCCACCACCCGACCGCGGATCTGCACTTCCTCGTAGGGATTCTGCATGTCCACCATCGACAGCGCGACCCGGGGATTCCGCCGCGTATTGCGGGCCTTCAGCGATCCCTCGCTGGTGCACACCAGGAGCCGATCCCCCTCGCGCCCCACCCAGACGGGCACGCTCTGCGGCGAGCCGTCCACCATCAGCGTCGCGAGGTGCGCGAAATTCGGTCGGTCGATGAGCGCCTTGGCCTCGGCCGGCAACGGTTCGGGCATGGCATCTCCTCCTCGGCGTTCAGACGGGTCTCCGGTGAGAACGGCTCGACGCGCGCTCGGCTTCCTGCTTCTTGCTGGCGTTCCTCAGCACGAGCAGCACCACCCCGGTCTCGTACAGCTCCTCGGCGAGGATGACCGCCGAGATGATGATCGTGGCGCGCGAGTCGTAGAGGATGCCGAGCGCGAACGCGACGCTCGTGATGGCGATGATGAGCGCGCGGATGCCCCAGATGAGGCGGACACTGCTGTCGTCGCGATCGGGCGCCCGCAGAGCCCCGGCAAGGTGGCGCACCGCCCGCCAGCCGAACACGGCGGCGAGGACGATCAGACCGTCCACGACGAGGGAGCTCATGCACTAGAATAGCGCTCGAGGAGAGCCCGGATGCCGTACCGTCCTCCGTCGCCCGAGCCTCACCCCAGGCGCCGGCCCTCGGGGTCGAACAGGTAGAGGCGGCCGCCGCGGAAGTCGAACCCGACGCTCGCGCCCTCCTCGCTCCGGAAGGCGGGCTCGGCCACGGCGATCAGCAGGCGCTCGGCGCCGTGGTCGAGATAGACGAGGGTCTCCTTGCCCAGCGGCTCGAGCAGCGTCACCCGGGCCCGGTGGCCGCCGCTCACTCCGGCAAGCCGCACGCTCTCGGGCCGGACGCCGAGCGTGACGGGGCCCTCGGGGATCGGCCCCAGACCGTCCAGCGGGATCTCCCGGTCACCGAAGGCGAAGCGCAGCCCGCCCGGCGTCTTTCGCGCCTCGCCGGGGATGAGGTTCATGGCGGGCGAGCCGAAGAAGCTGGCCACGAACTGGTTGGCCGGCTCGTAGTAGATCTCCATGGGGGTCCCGAGCTGCTCGATCCAGCCGGCGCGCATGACGACGATGCGATCGGCCAGCGTCATCGCCTCTTCCTGATCGTGGGTCACGTAGACGAACGTCTTGGCGAGCCGGCTGTGCAGCGCGTCGATCTCCGCGCGCATCTCTTTCCGGAGCTTGGCGTCCAGGTTGGAGAGCGGCTCGTCCAGCAGGAAGGCACTCGGGTTGGTGACGAGCGTGCGGGCCAGCGCCACGCGCTGGGCCTCGCCGCCGCTGCACTGGGCCGGCAGCTTGGCGAGCAGGTGCGTGATGTGCATCGTGCGCGCCACCTGCTCGACGCGCATGCGGATCTCGGTGGGGGCCACCTTCTTCACGCGCAGGCCGAAGGCGATATTGTCGTACACGGTCTTGTGCGGAAACAGGGCCAGATTCTGGAACACCATGCCGATGTTCCGCTGGCCCGGGTCGAGGTCGTTCGCCTGCCGGCCGTCGATGGTGATATCGCCCGACGTCGCCTCCTCCAGGCCCGCGATCATCCTGAGCGTCGTGGTCTTGCCGCAGCCCGACGGGCCCACCAGCACCAGGAACTCGCCCTCCTTGATCTGCAGGTCCATCTCCTGGACGGCCACCGTGCCCTTGAATTCCTTGCGCACCTTCACCAGGCTGATCTCGGCCATGCCGCTACCTCTTCAACATCCCGAAGCTGAAGCCTCGGACCAGATGCCGGTGGATCGCGTAGCCGATGGCGATCAGCGGCAGCGTCACCCCGATCGACATGGCCTGCTGCCAGCCATACAGGCGCCCCTCGGTCGCGCCCTCGTACTTGCTCAGCTGGACCGGCAGGGTGGAGATCTTCGTCGCCGATAGTGTCACCGCCATCAGGTACTCGCTCCAGGTGAGGATCAGGATGAACAGGAAGGTCGCGACGACGCCGGACCGGATCAGCGGCAGGACCACCTCCCACAGGGTCCGCAGGCGGCTGGCCCCGAAGAGCTCGGCCGCCTGCTCCACCTCGATGGGGACCTCGTCGATGAAGCTCTTGGTCATCCACAGCGAATAGGGAAGCGTGGACACGACGTAGATGACGATGAGGCCGACGTAGCTGTCCAGCAGCCCGAGGGTCGCGTAGTAGAGGAGGATGGGCACCGCGACCACGATCGGCGGAATCATGCGCAGCATCAAAAACCGAAAGAGCGCCCGCTCGCTGAGGATGCCGTAGCGAGAGGCCCCATAGGCCAGGAGCAGGCCCAGGGCCACCGAGAGCGCCGTCGAGACCCCGGCGATGAAGAGGCTGTTGACCAGGGCGTGGAACGGCGTCTGGATCGAGGCCGACTGGACGTACTGCGTGTCGAGAAGCTCGCCGAACCAGGCGACCCGGTAGTTGTTCAGGGTGAAGGGGTTCGGGATCCAGGTCGGGGGCCACGTGAACCACTCGTAGGGCGGCTTGAGCGAGGTCATCACCGACCAGAAGAGGGGAAACAAGACGACCACGAGCCAGAGACCGAGGATCGTGTAACGGGCGACGTCGGCCAGTTTCCGCCGCGTGCGGCGGGTCATGACGAAGGCCGGTAGAGGGCTTCCAGGGCCCGCTTCTCGCGCAGGAGGATGCGGATGCAGAGGTACACGATAGCGGCCACGATGATGAGGACGAGGTAGGACATGGCGGCGGCCTTCGAGATGTTGAAGTGCTGCCAGCTCGTGATGTAGAGGTACACGGGCATGGTCTCGGTGTAGCTGCCGGGGCCGCCGCGGGTCAGCGCCCACACCTTCGGATACTCCCCTAGAGCCTCCAGGAAGCGGAGGATCAGGGCCAGGACGATGACCGGGCGGAGCAGCGGGAGCTGGATCTGGAAGAAGATCTGCAGCGGGCTGGCTCCCAGCACCCTGGCCGCCTCGATCGGCTCTCTCGGCATGCCGCTGAGGCCGGCCAGCATCAGGATGAAGACGAACGGGGTCCAGTTCCAGACCTCGATGAAGATGATGGACAGGAAGGCCGGGATCGGTTGGGCGAACCACGAGACGCGGATCTCCTGTCCCGTGATCCAGCCGAGCATCTGGTTCAGCGGGCCCTTCTCCACGAGCAGCATCTCGAAGTTGTACCCGATGGCGATGGGGACGATGAGCATCGGGGTGATGAAGAGCAGATAGAAGAGGCCGCGGCCCCGGAACGGCTCCCGCATGAGATACGCCAGCGTGAACCCGATGAGCAGGCACAGGACGGTCGAGGCCCCGGCGAAGATCAGCGAGCGCACCAGCGACCAGTGGAACCGCTCGTCCCCCAGCACGTCGGCGAAGTTCTCCAGGCCGACGAACTCCGCCTCCCACCAGTCGCCGAGATACGCCGTCCACTGGTGCAGGCTGAAGTAAATCTGAAAGAAGATGATGGGGGCCGCCAGGAACAGCACGGGGACGGCGACGACCGGCAGGATCGTCCACTTGTACCGTCGTCCCTGTCCCCGGGCCATCGCTGGGGCCGGTCAGCCCTTCGGCTGATCGATCTTGGGAAACGCCGCCTTGTAGTTGGCCAGGTCCTTGATCAGCAGCTTGCGCCCGATCCGCCGCACCATGCCCGCCCAGTCGGCCTCGGTCTTCTTGAGGGCCTCGTCGCCGGAGATCGTCCCGACGAAGGCGTCGGTCAGGTTCTTGTCCAGGATGTCGGTGAACTCGAGGAACCCGGGCAGCAGGATCGGCGGGCAGCTGACCTCGAGGCACTTCTTGGTCGCCTCGACACCCTGGGGCGTGTACTTGGCCAGGACGCGCTTGTCGGTCATGTGCTCGGGCGCCCACGCGTCGTGGAACTGCAGCTTGGGATCGGCCACGATGTCGGTGCTGTGCTTCGGGGTGCTCCAGTACTGGCTG
Proteins encoded in this region:
- a CDS encoding PPOX class F420-dependent oxidoreductase, translating into MPEPLPAEAKALIDRPNFAHLATLMVDGSPQSVPVWVGREGDRLLVCTSEGSLKARNTRRNPRVALSMVDMQNPYEEVQIRGRVVERRPDPDLKIMDPVSHKYIGKPFPMRNPEGRVALVIEADKVRYTRLPFVHTPPRQ
- a CDS encoding ABC transporter ATP-binding protein; translation: MAEISLVKVRKEFKGTVAVQEMDLQIKEGEFLVLVGPSGCGKTTTLRMIAGLEEATSGDITIDGRQANDLDPGQRNIGMVFQNLALFPHKTVYDNIAFGLRVKKVAPTEIRMRVEQVARTMHITHLLAKLPAQCSGGEAQRVALARTLVTNPSAFLLDEPLSNLDAKLRKEMRAEIDALHSRLAKTFVYVTHDQEEAMTLADRIVVMRAGWIEQLGTPMEIYYEPANQFVASFFGSPAMNLIPGEARKTPGGLRFAFGDREIPLDGLGPIPEGPVTLGVRPESVRLAGVSGGHRARVTLLEPLGKETLVYLDHGAERLLIAVAEPAFRSEEGASVGFDFRGGRLYLFDPEGRRLG
- a CDS encoding carbohydrate ABC transporter permease; translated protein: MTRRTRRKLADVARYTILGLWLVVVLFPLFWSVMTSLKPPYEWFTWPPTWIPNPFTLNNYRVAWFGELLDTQYVQSASIQTPFHALVNSLFIAGVSTALSVALGLLLAYGASRYGILSERALFRFLMLRMIPPIVVAVPILLYYATLGLLDSYVGLIVIYVVSTLPYSLWMTKSFIDEVPIEVEQAAELFGASRLRTLWEVVLPLIRSGVVATFLFILILTWSEYLMAVTLSATKISTLPVQLSKYEGATEGRLYGWQQAMSIGVTLPLIAIGYAIHRHLVRGFSFGMLKR
- a CDS encoding sugar ABC transporter permease, with translation MARGQGRRYKWTILPVVAVPVLFLAAPIIFFQIYFSLHQWTAYLGDWWEAEFVGLENFADVLGDERFHWSLVRSLIFAGASTVLCLLIGFTLAYLMREPFRGRGLFYLLFITPMLIVPIAIGYNFEMLLVEKGPLNQMLGWITGQEIRVSWFAQPIPAFLSIIFIEVWNWTPFVFILMLAGLSGMPREPIEAARVLGASPLQIFFQIQLPLLRPVIVLALILRFLEALGEYPKVWALTRGGPGSYTETMPVYLYITSWQHFNISKAAAMSYLVLIIVAAIVYLCIRILLREKRALEALYRPSS